A single window of Amphiura filiformis chromosome 17, Afil_fr2py, whole genome shotgun sequence DNA harbors:
- the LOC140137422 gene encoding cholinesterase 1-like encodes MVQFLYFALLIVAAYAQSNPVETITTGRIMGKRITVNGSTEVDAFLGIPFAEPISGERRFKHPVAKAPWSGVFNAREYGHGCWQSPDTRFTVPLSDDCLNLNVWVPYPRPQNGAVLVWIFGGAYVSGVSSLSLYDGKYLAALEQMIVVSMNYRVGAFGFLATGDSSAPGNQGLYDQAMALQWVQDNIATFGGDPNQVTIFGNSAGGGSVSLHLLSPVSRSLFQRAGIQSAGITAPWNYITQEEALERAKLLARSLGCLKDTNGDVQDIPDMIKCLQDVDANELWAAYPGSRYFMDFFYLPVYDGIFLPTDPDDAQDQGSFKRCELIVGSNSNEGNIFFPFYEVPGFTEGGESLLDYEGYITALRYTFPTIPHTFGLEAIAFQYRPWKTPNNQSLLRDAVDLAVGDYNLICPSIELANAYAREGNAVYYYRFEERPSNSPFPEWMGVLHTDEIPYIFGIPLDPSFGYSSREGLLSRKLMSFWANFSRTGNPNSDTSGMADPRYVWPQYDVNTTQEFLILNESLADGTGFTGSGVKPLECAFWKDYLPDLVVQTGDIDEVEKQWKEEFDKYRNEYLADWKVHFDNYKAATSN; translated from the exons ATGGTTCAGTTTTTGTATTTCGCTCTGCTGATAGTTGCAGCTTACGCTCAATCAAATCCTGTAGAAACAATCACGACGGGACGCATCATGGGAAAGCGCATTACTGTAAATGGTAGTACGGAAGTAGACGCCTTCCTCGGCATTCCTTTTGCGGAACCCATCTCTGGAGAAAGAAGGTTTAAACATCCTGTAGCAAAGGCACCTTGGAGCGGTGTATTCAATGCTAGAGAGTATGGGCATGGATGTTGGCAGTCACCGGACACTAGGTTTACAGTCCCCTTGAGCGATGACTGCTTGAATCTTAATGTCTGGGTTCCCTATCCTAGGCCACAGAATGGTGCGGTATTAGTTTGGATTTTCGGAGGCGCATATGTTTCTGGGGTTAGTTCCTTGTCACTATATGATGGAAAATACTTGGCAGCATTGGAACAAATGATTGTTGTGTCAATGAATTACAGAGTAGGAGCATTTGGATTTTTAGCGACTGGAGATTCTAGTGCGCCTGGAAATCAAGGACTTTACGATCAAGCCATGGCATTACAGTGGGTACAAGATAACATCGCTACCTTTGGAGGTGATCCGAATCAGGTTACGATTTTTGGTAACAGCGCAGGCGGCGGAAGCGTCTCTCTCCATTTGCTCTCGCCAGTTTCCCGATCGCTTTTTCAGCGCGCGGGAATTCAAAGCGCTGGTATTACAGCACCTTGGAATTATATTACTCAAGAGGAAGCTTTAGAACGTGCCAAGCTCCTTGCACGGTCTCTAGGTTGTTTGAAAGACACAAATGGTGATGTACAAGATATTCCAGATATGATCAAATGTCTGCAAGATGTTGATGCCAACGAGTTGTGGGCTGCATATCCGGGGTCAAGATACTTCATGGATTTTTTCTATCTACCGGTGTACGACGGAATCTTTCTTCCTACAGATCCTGATGATGCTCAAGATCAGGGCAGCTTTAAGCGGTGCGAGTTGATTGTTGGAAGTAACTCCAATGAAGGCAACATATTCTTCCCTTTTTACGAAGTTCCTGGGTTCACTGAAGGCGGAGAAAGTCTTCTTGATTACGAGGGTTATATTACAGCGCTGAGGTACACCTTTCCAACAATCCCTCATACCTTTGGGTTAGAGGCCATCGCATTTCAGTATAGACCTTGGAAAACACCTAATAATCAAAGCCTTCTCAGGGATGCAGTAGATCTTGCAGTTGGAGACTACAATCTCATTTGCCCATCAATCGAGTTGGCTAACGCGTATGCCAGAGAGGGCAATGCAGTCTACTACTACCGCTTTGAGGAGCGTCCGTCTAACAGTCCATTTCCAGAATGGATGGGTGTTCTTCATACTGATGAGATCCCCTATATCTTTGGTATTCCTCTAGACCCGTCATTTGGTTACAGCAGTAGGGAGGGACTACTGAGTAGGAAGTTGATGAGTTTCTGGGCAAATTTTTCAAGAACTGG AAACCCGAATTCCGATACTTCTGGTATGGCTGATCCAAGATATGTTTGGCCACAATACGATGTCAACACCACCCAGGAATTCTTGATACTTAACGAATCACTTGCCGATGGAACCGGGTTTACAGGTAGTGGGGTAAAACCACTGGAATGTGCTTTTTGGAAAGATTATCTGCCCGATCTCGTAGTGCAAACAG GTGACATCGATGAGGTTGAGAAGCAATGGAAAGAAGAGTTTGATAAATATAGGAACGAATATCTCGCCGATTGGAAGGTACACTTTGACAATTACAAGGCAGCAACTTCTAATTAA
- the LOC140137032 gene encoding uncharacterized protein, with the protein MGSPVGPIVVNLCMESFEQQALQSYPGVKPRLWLRFVDDTFVIIERTELEGFFQHINKLNDNIKFTQEWCKDDTLAFLDCLISVKNDGSLTSKVYNKPTHTDHYLQFGSHHPLIHKLGVIRTLQYRADTTINESELIPEEKDHIKESLKNCGYPNWTFLKANKSRKDQKQSDGGGKPNKARVTIPYIAGLSERVKKHLKTFGISSSFKPNNTLRGKLVQVKDNNLKKNAQT; encoded by the coding sequence ATGGGATCGCCAGTTGGCCCGATAGTTGTTAACCTGTGTATGGAAAGTTTCGAGCAGCAAGCCTTGCAATCATACCCGGGTGTCAAGCCTAGACTCTGGTTACGTTTCGTCGACGATACCTTCGTGATTATTGAGCGCACCGAATTAGAAGGTTTCTTTCAACACATCAACAAGCTAAACGACAACATCAAGTTTACCCAGGAATGGTGTAAAGACGACACGCTAGCTTTCTTAGACTGTCTGATTAGTGTGAAGAACGATGGTTCgttaacttcaaaagtttacaacAAACCCACGCACACTGATCATTATTTACAATTTGGATcacatcacccattgatacacaagTTGGGAGTAATAAGAACTCTACAATACAGAGCAGATACCACTATAAACGAGAGCGAACTTATCCCAGAGGAGAAAGACCACATCAAAGAATCGCTGAAGAACTGCGGTTACCCGAACTGGACTTTTCTGAAAGCCAACAAGAGCAGAAAAGACCAAAAACAGTCCGACGGTGGTGGTAAACCCAACAAAGCTCGCGTCACAATCCCATATATAGCTGGACTGTCAGAACGTGTAAAGAAACACCTCAAAACTTTTGGGATTTCCTCGTCGTTTAAGCCAAATAACACCCTACGTGGCAAGCTCGTACAAGTAAAAGACAACAATCTAAAGAAAAACGCTCAAACTTAG